The following nucleotide sequence is from Apium graveolens cultivar Ventura chromosome 4, ASM990537v1, whole genome shotgun sequence.
TTTTAGCTTAAGTTCCACTGATAATTGAATTTCAAATCCGAACTCGCCAACTCGGTCATAAAAGGTTAGATAGGTTCGAATTCGGCTCAAAAATTCGAATTCATTTCAcctaatattaaaaaaattaaaatatgatcGATTTGGATCGAGTTTGATTCAAttacatatataaaataataaataaaatagtaatttttatatagaaatatatttaaattaaaaaaattaaaaataataaaagctCGAAAATATTCACGAATTTTACAACTACGAGCCAGGTAATTTGAACACAAATTCAACTTAATAAATCATTTGAATAGCTCAAATtcgatttaattattattgagCTGACttcaaatattttataaaataaattcgaGCAACTTACGTCCAACTCACTTACACCGTTATAGTTACAACTAACCCAAAAGTTGCAGGCCTACGGAGATAGACTGACCGTACAAAAATAGCCAGAGTCTGCATAAATGAGCTTACAAGTTAAAAGGTTGAACAAAGAAATTGGGTTAAATAATTTAAGGCCCAATGAAATATCAATCCCTTTGACTCTTTAACTTTTGAGCCCTTATTGTCATTTAATTTACATTGCCTTGTCTTGAGATCAcatatatattaataaattaaaatgtGCAAAAAGTTCAAATATAACTTTAGGAGTATTTCATTCGACTAGCTTAAATTTTTTAACTAAAAGAAACCAATAGAAAAGATAATATAATCTTCAAAGTTATTCAAAGTTATGCAATTTAATCTTCTGTTCTTTGCGCATAATAGTATAAATTGAATCGAATTTTAATTACTGTCAAAAAATATTAGCCAATTCTAATCATTTAGGCTCAAGTTACACATCCGGCTCGAAACTTCACCTAAATTACAGCTACAGCCCAGTTCGTAGACTTGTATTTTCACAATAAAATTTAGAAAACTTTGCACACTTTTGTTTTGTACTGCTAAGACTCTGAGCGGCGAGTGCTGCCTGTCATCAAGTTCTGTTGCAACCGAATCGacagagaaaagaaaaaaataacgAAAACGAGGAAGGAGCGCATGTGGTCACGTGCGTCACTTGTGAGTTGATGAAACAGATGGCTGTGGACAAAAAGTCTCGACCCGAAAATCTGGCCGGCCTGATACGGTCAAGCTCGGTCCGGTCCGGACCCGGACTTAGAGTctcgacgggccctatattttgAGGCAAAACCCGGCCCGACCCAGTCCGGTTAAAAACCCGGGTTTCAGCCTGACCCGATTAAAAGCCCAAAAAAATCCGGTTAAAAtctaattattttaatatattttcttatatatttatgaattcacatttactataaatataaataatactttaaacacatatatttacatatttgtgattaataatattatttatatacttcattgcataaataatgaaagaaaaTATAATAACTACACTATATATTTGGATAACAATGAAATatatattattctataaacatgtttattttttcttgaacttaaatattttcaacgaaataatgttttcataaaatattcaatgtaaactaatacatttttacgatgattcAGTTGCTAACATATGTAATTTTCGAAATCTCTAATAAaactcgatccgatttaaattagaaaaaagcaCGTGCCGATCTGATCCGGCCCGaaaaaagcccggttaggccACCTCGAAGGCCCAAACGGGCTCTGACATTTTCGGAAAGCCCGGCCTGGTCATAATCAAAATCCGAAAAGCTCGGATTTTTTAAGACCCGGTTAAAACCCTGTCCGatgggccttttgtgcatctctaattAGGGCTACTCATGGGTTAGCAAACCCTTTCAAACCAACCCTTAATTGGGCCGACCAAACCGAACCCGCCAAACCCATGGGTTAGTTGGGTTACATTTTCGTTGGGTCGATTATATTGGGTTGGTTcggatttttaatttttaaaaccttaacCCAACCCAACCCGGTATAATTGTTAAGTCCCAGCTCATTTCAATTATATATTACTGACTCCCAACCTATTTTGATTTCGGACACAACATGATACATTTGTGTTTGCCCATAACTGACTATGCACCAGACAGTAGATAAATGAACTAATAacattaatatattttaaatttaatcaTAATTTTGGACTAAACTTTTTAAATTGAACGCGAGTAATATGTAGCGAATAATGAGTTACACTATAACAATGTGCTTTCACAAACTATTATATTAAACCAATTTGATTGGTCATAGTATTTATGCTTATCCTATATTTATGCGGggtaaaaataaattttgatagGTGGTGAAATTAAGAATTTATGTTTCTTAAATCAAGACCGTATCTTTAACTTTACACTTATTTTTCCGAGAGTTGTGTTTGTTTTTAACTTTATATTTGCGGTATAAAATATGTTTATACTTATTTTAATATACCTGTAATAATTTGAATGATCATTTATTTCTTGTTTGTAACATTTTTTTATTATCTACTATTATTCTTATTCAACCCATTCAATTTAACTCTACCCGACCCAACCCATCACTCATATTATAGGGTTgggttataatttttttttgatattaATGGGTTAAAATTTTTTAAATCTGAATTAAATAAATTGGGTCAGTAAATTATCAAAATCGACTCAACCCAACCCAACCCAACCCACGGGCACCCCTATCTCTAATCCATCCTCCGTGGAAAGCTATCCAAGCTTTATCAGCATCAGCCCCTGCTACACGTTCAGCCTCTCTCCCATCACTGCGTCTGAATCACTATGCCTTGGTCGATATAAGAATTTATATATTAGAAAAGAAAATGACACCATAAAATATCGTTTGAATTTTTATATCAGCTACCCAGTTGTTCACGGCTTCACGCCACTGATTTGGCTAAATTATATTTAGTTGTCAACAATATTCCGTAAAACAATGTCCTGACCCGTTCTTTTACATTGACAACTTCTCCCTACTTTTTCAGGTCTAATTTTTTATTTTGTGCCGTTAAATTGATCAAAATTTGATCCAACTGTTTTTCTATGTCCATACTCCCTCCCTCCGTCTTTTTTTAGTTGTCTGATTTGATCAATTAAATTGAtctaaatttaatattataaaattaaagaaaataaaaaaattataccattgaaaattatatttaatctactttaatatataattttcagtttttttaaaaaaataatataatagtAACAATTTATCTTTGTTCAAAAATTAATCAATTTGATCGattaaaaaatatgataattaaaAAGACAGGAGAGGAAGTGGTATATACGGGGTATCTGGAAATTTCTAGTTATGGGAACATCTTATAAATTttgagattttttttttaaacttGAATTTTTAGGGAgcatttttaaatattaatgaaaaaattaattaataatctttaTTAATGAGTGAGACCCCTTTTAAGTGGTACACAAGTATTTATTTTGGTTTCACCAAATTTTGATATCACCAATTTTTAGTTTCACTTATTCATTTATGTATatcttataattttatttttgcATGTCTTTTAATTATACTAAAATTTTTGATTACACCCTTTATTCCTTAATGTATATCTTATACTTTTATATGTCTTATGATTCTATTAagtatgattttatttttgttatcttaTATTTCTACGTGTATTATTATTCtataaaatttgattttattttcGTTTCATCCTTTTATCTTTATCCTTTGTATTCCTAATTCTCTTCTCTATTGATAGTTCAATATATTATACGTACTATAACGAAAGTACTATATATCTTTTTAACCTTGTTGAatcatataattttttaatatagtTATTAAAAATTCTATTATAATTATACTTTTTATTTCTAAGCAACACTCAAACCATCTAATTTCATATATAAATATAGATACTGTAACAAACTCttatttgaaaatatattatttttaactGTTTTGATTTAGTACAATCGGTAGAATtctatttttattatatttcttGATTTCTAAGTATCACCCCGATATTCTTCTTTAATttctatatattataaaatattggTTATAGTAACAATAAAAGATCTATTTAAAGAACTACTATGTTTTATCGGAGAGAGCAATATGAGGAGGAGAAAGAGCAGAGAAGATCTTCGGGTGCATTTTACTTCTTACTGGATGTGGCTATTTGTAGGCAAAGAAGGGAACAAGTACATTAAATGAATAACAAATTTTCTACTCTTACGTGTAGCTTTACTATTTAACATTTATTTAACCTTTGAATATAAAAACCAATTCATAACACTCCTCTTTGAATGTTATTATATAATGAATCATAGACTGCCTCGTTAAAATCTTATCAAAAAACCCAGTGGGATAAAAACTTGACAAAGGAAAAAGAGTATAATTTTCCCTTGAAAAAACTAATCGATCCCTAAATTCTCTTGTAATAAATCCTTGAGTCGACGCATTCCAATGTTATATCGCAACTTCACAAATGTTGAATTTGGTAATGACTACGTGAATAAATCAGCAAGGTTGTCACATGATCGAATTTTTTGTACATCAATTTCACCATTTGTTTGAAACtcatgagtgtagaagaattttggtgaaATGTGTTTCATTCTGTCTCCTTTGATGTATCCTTGTTTAAGTTGATCAATGCATGCAGTGTTGTCCTCAAACATGACAGCGGGACTTCTTGTGATGTCTGGTAATCCACATGATTCTTGAATATTCTTGATGATAGATCGCAATCAAACACATTCTCTACTGGTTTCATGAATTACAATAAGTTCTGAGTGATTTGTTGAGGTTTCCACTGTAATTTGCTTCGTGGATTTTCAAGAAATGGCTGCACCACAATGTGTAAATACATATCCAGTTTGTGATTTGccaaaatgaggatctgacaaATATCCAGCGTCTGCACATCTGATCAACTGAGATGTTGAGTTTTTCAGGAAGAATAACCCAAAATCAATTGTTCCACGAACATAACGAAATATATGCTTAATCTCATTCCAATGTCTGTCCATCAGAGCAGAGCTAAATCTAGCCAATAAATTCACAACAAATGAAATATCTGGCCTTGTACTATTTGCAAGATACATAAGTGCACCAATTGCTCCAAGATATGGGATTTCAGGACCAAGAACCTTGTCACCATCTTCTCGTGGTCGAAATGCATCTTTATCAGGTTCTAAAGATCTAACTACCATTGGAGTAGTCAATAAATACgatttatccatgtaaaatcTGTTTAAGACCTTTTCTGTATATGTAGATTGGTGGAGGAAAATTCCTGTTGACAAGTGCTCGACCATTAGAGTAGTCAATGGATgagatttatccatgtaaaatcTGTTTAAGACCTTTTCTGTATATGTGGATTGGTGGAGGAAAATTCCCGTTGACAGGTGCTCGACTTGTATCCCAAGATAATATTTTGTCCTTCCAAggtctttcatttcaaactctgtCTTCAGGTATATGACGGCATCATTAACCTATGTAGTTGTTCCTACAAGATTTAACTTATccacatatacaacaataatcacaaaaccatattatgattttttgataAAGACACATGGAGAAATTTGGTTACAAATATACCCATTTTTTTGTAAATAACGACTAAGTCCGttataccacatacgaccagattgtttcagtccatacaatgatcgttgaaATTTAATGGAGTATATATGACGAGGTTTCTTGAAATCATCAATTTTTAACCCCTCtgggattttcataaaaatttcactatCAAGTGAATCATACAATTCTGCATTAACGACGTCCATAAGACGTGTTTCCAAATTTTTTTTAGATGCCAAACCTAATATAAAATGAAAAGTAATTTCATCTATCAGTGGAGAGTATGTCTCTTGATAATCAATGTCAGGCCTTTGAGAAAACCCATATGCTACAAGTCGGGCTttatatctcataatttcattcttttcatttcatttacttatgaatacccatttattCCCAACAGGTTTCACACTAATTGGTGTTTGGACAATAGGTCCAAATACTTATCTTTTACATAATGAATTTAATTCTATTTAGATTGCGTCTTTCCATTTTAGCCAGTCTTTTCTTCGACGATAATTATCTAGACTTTGTGGTTCAGGATAACAATTTATGTCGACACCCAATGCCGCagaatacacaaatacatcatcaATTATAGCTTTACTTTAATCCCATAATTTTATatcatgcacataatttattgaaattttaTGATTGTTTAATCCCGTATCTTCGGGGACTGGAATCTCTCCAGGAGATAATACCACTTCAAGGATATTTACTTCTTCTGGAGCATGTGCCACTTCAGGGGCAATATTCTTTTTTTTCGTGGTGCAACATCTTTTGCACCGACCGGTCTACCACGCTTCAGGCGTATCTTTGATTCTGTAACCAATTCTTTTGTATCTGATTTTTGAATCGATATATCTATTTTAGCTAGAGTGTTTACTGCAGGTATATGAGATTTAGTTATATTTCTAGAATCGTTAAATGCGCCAGGCATTTGGTTTGCGATATTTTGAATATGGataattcttttaacttcaagttccCACTAACCGGTACGTGGATCTAGAAAATATAATCCTGATGCATTCCATGTTATTTCAGAATTAACTTTATTCGAATGTTTATCTCCCCTAAGGGAGGAAACACAAACTCGTCAAAATGACAATCTGCATATCTTGCGGTAAATAAATCTCCAGTTATAGGTGCCAAATatctaattatagatgtggaatcAAAACCAACGTAGATACCTACTATTATTTTAGCTCCCATCTTCAATCTCTGTGGTGCAGCAATCGGTACATATACAGCACTTCCGAAAATTTTGAAGTGAGAAAttgtaacgactgagaaattaCGTTTGTgttatatcttaataaagatgaTTTGTGTGTGATAATATGTCATTGAGTGTGTTTAGTTATAAAACCCTAGCTGTTATATCCTACGTGTGTTCTGTTTTGTCACAATGTATTCCAGGTAATTATTGGGTGTTTTATTATaggttaaatgtttttatatcaaaagttatacggcCCAAACAGTATTTTAATAGCTGATAATTTATACAAAATCATTGGCCTTATTTTGCCTAATATGGCATATACCATATCGATATTCCGAACATTCAGTCGTTTTACAAATTTCCTcatttcgcgaaaaatgacttttacggcccccttcgggtgtcaaaagccccacaaaaatcacttttttatttttataggattATGATATTATCAagtatcatttttctttgcatttctgtattattcacaatttttgggattttttgacatatatttagtatttattggatatttaaaaattcaaaattaatactcaaaaaaatttgttaattaagggccaattaattttatttagggatATACTCAGGGCCTTAATTTTTATTAGGGGTATTTTTATTACAATTATAAATAACTgattttctattaattaattaattaaaattataataaaaattcagaaaaatcaagaaattcCCCAATTTCTGTGCAATTAGGGTTTTGAGTTCTTGGAATCAATCCTCAATTTCAacgtgattctgttaaccaaatcagtcATGTAAGTAATCAAACTGAAACTCTTTGAATCTACTTTCGATTCATGTTGTCAATTTCGTATTTAGATTGTTcgatattaaaaatataatttcgGGTTTAAATTTCGATTTgggtgtttttgatagaagatGCTGAGATGAATTTGAGTGTTATAGAGTAGTTAGATCATCGAATTTGCAGTCGATTAACACTAGTTTTGTTGATTTTTGTTTTCGTTTTGTGCTCGTCGAAAAATCGCCGTTATAGGCGGCGGTTTCGCATTTTTCCGGCTTCAAAAATGACGAGTGAAGGTTGGGGTGTTGTCCTGTGACGTTGGGGATTAAAAACGAAGAAAAACCAGCCTGGAATCGTGTCGTTTGGTTGCTGTTTCGCCCTCGCCGGAGCTAtcgtgtaataaccccaatttttgaaacccttatgaatagtatttttgctgaatgagaaaacttttcatgccacactatgtaggggttctgatatggatattctgagattttattagtactttatatgggatataagtgtatgtaaagatcgtcagaatccaaatccgaacactttgatttttcccggaaatacactagatacggaaagatttgagaaaaaggtaacaggataaaaaggatttaaattaatagattataggagaggatcataaaaggaatataatatattgagaaaggttaagggaacctaagtaataagatcccgggtatgatccctcaaacgataaacgaaaacgaaagttaagcgaaccgtataacagatcagcggtcattaggcaaacgattaggaagttaatcaaggggattagtggggatgatgtcatccaaccaatagaaagaggacaaggaggggaggatgacatcatgaggatgacacaagcatgacatgggaaggaaggagatgtggtggctttttaaccacacaaaatcaagggcaactaggtaatttactaaaacaaacacaaaaatcaaaccaaccaagccaagcaaatcatttttcatcaaaatcaaaaagaaaccaaggcattgttcttcatgctctcggccaaaacagaaccagaacactaaaactgctgtatctccttcatttctcactcaaatattgtgttctatagctcattggaaaggtattgagatggcctacaactcttgttcacaagtctcatccaaataatcatggtaagaccctcatttttacagttctttaaatcggacttttagaaacttcaaagcctaactttgtgttcttaatttctttggaaagatcaagcttgtaggaggctccctaaggcttcctagcaacttaacacctcccaaggaaggtataaaattcaaaccctagcctttactttatttgttagtaagtttaatggttggtgttgtgaaatgagaagcatggattgtgattattagtagtttggtttgatttggaagtgttttggtaattgaagcttgattatagttcataggtcttgattgtggttgtttgagttgaaaaccttggagattatggactgatgtggtatggtttaggtgaatttttgttgtattgatggttatgagttggttggtggttaattggagtagtttaaacattggtaatcgcgtaaacatagccgtcgtaacgtccgattttctttggactgtttttgtgcataatattaggacccgagaaccccctgctagattatgaccactgccatgattagatagctcatgttacgagcttcgttttgatatgtagttcgttcgattccgatgcacggtttaggagaaacgaccgtttcaagtaacggcgtttcgcgaacgaaacttttcccctcgccttattttgaaacataggttaaagaccaaaaagggttaattaatgtatgaaacatttatggtaagtgtgttaggcagttggtaagacactcgcgaaggaatcgctttaaaactcgtaaaggttaaattattaaaaatggtggagccgagggtacccgagtgacttaagcgaatcagtgagcgcaaaacaagcgttagagtctaagttagttaaagtatagatttacaagtgattttggtttaattccaacttacttgttgtttataggttaccagactcgtcccgagccttttatcaccccaagtcgctcaggcaagttttctacccgttatactgttgttgtgatgtatatatgtatatgcattatcttgtgatagatgcatgttggttaattagcaaatgttgcgatatattgaagcatgctgatatggtatatatatgcatgcctgtttcgtattcttgccatatatatctgttggttcatttgataatacctatgctagagaatagcagtaatttgcatatacccttagtataaggacccaaaggtgaaaatattttctaaaaccgggagtcgaggatcccgagtagattttgtatatatggatatggatatatatacatatatatttatatatatatatggttatagttttccaaactattaatcgaataaggtttattcgataactttaactttattttattattgaatattatttcgaatattattcgaaggcgtatgactccttttatttatttatttgaatattatttgaatattcattcgagggcttatgactcttttatattctttattgaatattatttgaatattcattcgagggcttatgactcagtttatattatttaatgaatattatttgaatattcatttgagtatctatgactccgattatttgctgagatatattctttattttattaaagaataaggtgtcaataatcaaacttattttcgattattcaaataaagataatactttcatataagtatatctttggttatttaatactcgtttcaagtataagttttaatacttctactcaattatttttataaagattattctttatgggaatattatttaaataataatattcagtcattttctaaatattctggggactgatttacttcattaaatcagctttactccaaacactctataaagtgtttttgagtcttcaaaatgatttttaaagtcagagcggatcccaaaactcatttttatatttaagatcttcctttttttaaggggatttaaatactcgctcaaaacctggggaatctggctctgtggtgtattttatattcgcaacgaggttgcagttttggtaaatgaattgattacttgcccaatgttcgggaagtaagcccatctaattgagtcggcataagcgacaggccggggtacggtctatgaaagtgtaagtggctgggtggcagtccatcaacgcgtaagaggccgggtggcggtccagcacaaggtccttatgtggccagggtgatgaccggtgggggattcatccatctactagtagaaaaggttacttattggtatctttgcctgatcagcaagatatctggtttatgccaaaattcttttccttccaaattcattggatattgcaactctgttcatactttacatgacagaggttttcaggaaatgtatgggagatatatatgaatatatttatatatcgggacttaatgaagtatctcgtaacttcattatttataatgatattcaaagattgaatctattcaagtattatcttgtagtctcatctatgtgatgaacttttgaactgattataacttgaacggtggtagttcaagtagtattgggaaagatataagtatattggggtatttggtaacctcatcttttaaacttatatctaattaataattgtcttatgaatgacaaagattttcagaaaaacgttgagacaaggttagatatatgagatcaccttgcaacgatatttttttatacagttatacactgggactttgtgtatattatgcatggaagaggacttccaatattttgaaaagtatatatgtatatatactgaatattttgcgacttcatcgcattaagatatcaaacttggttcatttcttttgaccaagactttcatgagtattatgagtaggctcatatattgtaaatcattatacatattattttggtgggcttgctgctcacccttgctttatttcttcatcacacaacaacagttaggaaagatggccagactccagcagacccagcgcaagcgcgtgggaagcgtcccgcgtcttcccgttgatgttgtagctgttatagctgcagaggtagatctattgtagatcagaccatctacttttgagaatcaattatgtataattataacttggggcagataatgacaattaattgtaaatttatcaagtaatcattttgggttgtaataacttttaaattgtggattcaaagacttgtacttatttaaatttcatctctgagactataacgggttgtggtgtgtgttagtgtggggtcacagtacagagtagttgagtaattattaagattgggtgttattaagggaaatggaactcgtaacgacccggatccccgaccccggatctgggggtgttacagaaatggtatcagagctaagcgttataaacctcagagatgatgggacgttaagataataagttaactaagataataagaactcttgccaagttcatagtcgggctacctaacgtagcactgacagttaaaacccttatgggaacccttataaatatcgtgataggagcgtagttcgttatcgtatttggtagcgggactccgaaccctgaggttgaggagcaacatcgcgatgatattttattactaattggagatcggattgtggatccgatagagtgtcctaatgcaggaccggatgatgttgatattgaggatttagcggttgaggatgttgtcctagaagggatagttgttgaggaggatcctgacaggattggataaaggaccactgatgaattgatgaccatggtttggtcgactaccagaggtaggattggccggtcactaccggaggttcgttcaagttgtaaagatagtagcccctttaacgcggcttactcgtaagactgagaagtttgaatggacagagaaatgcgagaacagctttcaagaactgaagcagaggttggtgatggcccttatgctggcattgccggatggaaaaggagattttgtgaagtgtagtgacgcttcgcacaagggcttagggtgcgtgcttatgcagcacggtaaagtaatcacgtacatgtcaagacaattaaggtaatatgaaattcgatatccccgctcatgagctcaggctcgtggcaatagttttaccctaaggattggaggcactacttgtatggagagaagtgcgagaattacctaagccataagtgctctagtacattttcacgtagaaagagctcaacgtatgccagaggaggcagttagagctaatcaagaataatgattgggagatt
It contains:
- the LOC141718823 gene encoding secreted RxLR effector protein 161-like is translated as MDKSHPLTTLMVEHLSTGIFLHQSTYTEKVLNRFYMDKSYLLTTPMVVRSLEPDKDAFRPREDGDKVLGPEIPYLGAIGALMYLANSTRPDISFVVNLLARFSSALMDRHWNEIKHIFRYVRGTIDFGLFFLKNSTSQLIRCADAGYLSDPHFGKSQTGYVFTHCGAAIS